Proteins co-encoded in one Dokdonella sp. genomic window:
- the minC gene encoding septum site-determining protein MinC, with protein MSGTQKPFEPAAELKFGQVGIANLRLKRDDPEAMSAELAEKMQTAPQLFARTPVVLDLSHLPALPDADHVRDLFERIRDAGMMPVGLSYGTSANEALARELDVPLFAKFRAAFERAGGSVDPAPAPAPAPATPPVAQSTDTPPPPPRQSGGTLYQDAPVRSGQQVYARGGDLVLTKMVANGAEVIADGSIHVYGALRGRALAGAQGDTSARIHCQEFHAELVSIAGHYRVFEDLPSDLRGKPVQVWLEGEKLLLARLG; from the coding sequence ATGTCCGGCACGCAGAAACCGTTCGAACCAGCGGCCGAACTGAAGTTCGGCCAGGTCGGCATCGCCAACCTGCGCCTCAAGCGCGACGATCCGGAAGCGATGTCGGCCGAACTCGCCGAAAAGATGCAGACTGCACCGCAACTGTTCGCGCGCACTCCGGTCGTGCTCGACCTCAGCCACCTGCCCGCCCTGCCGGATGCGGACCACGTGCGCGACCTGTTCGAGCGCATCCGCGACGCCGGCATGATGCCGGTGGGGCTTTCCTACGGCACCAGTGCGAACGAGGCACTTGCGCGTGAGCTCGACGTGCCGCTGTTCGCCAAGTTCCGGGCCGCCTTCGAACGCGCGGGCGGGTCGGTCGACCCGGCGCCTGCACCCGCACCAGCGCCGGCCACACCACCCGTTGCGCAGAGCACGGACACACCACCGCCGCCCCCACGCCAGAGCGGCGGCACGCTGTACCAGGATGCGCCGGTGCGCTCCGGCCAACAGGTCTATGCGCGAGGCGGCGACCTGGTCCTGACGAAGATGGTCGCCAACGGCGCCGAAGTCATCGCCGACGGTTCGATCCACGTCTACGGCGCATTGCGCGGACGCGCGCTCGCCGGCGCGCAGGGCGACACCTCGGCGCGCATCCATTGCCAGGAATTCCACGCGGAGCTGGTGTCGATCGCCGGCCACTACCGTGTGTTCGAGGATCTTCCATCGGATCTGCGCGGCAAACCCGTGCAGGTCTGGCTGGAGGGGGAAAAGCTGCTGCTGGCCAGGCTCGGCTGA
- a CDS encoding GNAT family N-acetyltransferase translates to MSLVIRDVLEHELDSVLALNNAVGPSILALDAARMRWFFENASYFRVAEIDGRLAGFLIAMRESADYSSPNFLWFRERYPEFVYIDRIVVAEPFRGHGLGRVFYCDVTSYAEVRVPLLTCEVFLEPRDDVAVLFHGTYGFNEVGQQLMPGVGRPVSLLAKTLCSYEFVRDTWLRAGNGRLPNLPWLAERAGNDEAPARRASGA, encoded by the coding sequence ATGTCCCTCGTCATCCGAGACGTGCTCGAGCACGAACTCGATTCGGTGCTCGCGCTGAACAACGCCGTCGGACCCAGTATCCTCGCCCTCGATGCGGCGCGCATGCGCTGGTTCTTCGAAAACGCCTCGTACTTCCGCGTTGCCGAGATCGACGGCCGCCTCGCTGGCTTCCTCATCGCCATGCGCGAGAGCGCCGACTATTCCAGCCCGAACTTCCTCTGGTTCCGCGAGCGCTATCCCGAATTCGTCTACATCGACCGCATCGTCGTCGCCGAACCCTTTCGCGGCCACGGGCTCGGCCGTGTGTTCTATTGCGACGTGACGAGCTATGCCGAAGTGCGCGTGCCGTTGCTGACCTGCGAGGTTTTCCTCGAGCCTCGCGACGACGTCGCCGTGCTATTCCATGGAACCTACGGTTTCAACGAGGTCGGCCAGCAACTCATGCCCGGCGTCGGTCGTCCGGTAAGCCTGTTGGCGAAGACGCTGTGCAGCTATGAGTTCGTGCGCGACACCTGGCTGCGCGCCGGCAACGGTCGCCTGCCGAACCTGCCGTGGCTGGCCGAACGCGCCGGCAACGACGAGGCTCCGGCGCGTCGTGCGAGTGGAGCCTGA
- a CDS encoding sensor histidine kinase gives MPMPHFNHIQLLRYASLFTYACVGIPLLRRSTLVAEMLDRGWPAWYYGLCLCCYLVFGLVFWFLTHDMGVRHPTRLRRIGQIALLLLLIALAMAIGWLSQSALSSLLLVVVSVALPWILPVPVGIAWMVLQNFFMLPQFASLQGYTLGLAFLQSSLYVGTSALSFFTSLVARQQVEARDEQRRLNAELRATRALLAESSRLGERMRISRELHDLVGHHLTALSLNLEVASHLVQGQALEHVRQAQSVARLLLSDVREVVSQLREDGDIDLTGALQTLIEGVPGLDIHLEIPPRFAVEDPRRAQVLLRCAQEIITNAVRHAGARNLWLVFEATSDGELAIHARDDGRGSSQVKPGNGLSGMRERLSQFGGRLDIVTARDQGFVLDVWLPAYAEGGTS, from the coding sequence ATGCCGATGCCGCATTTCAATCACATCCAGCTGCTGCGCTACGCAAGCCTGTTCACCTACGCCTGCGTCGGCATCCCGTTGCTGCGCCGCTCCACGCTGGTTGCCGAGATGCTCGACCGTGGCTGGCCAGCTTGGTACTACGGCTTGTGCCTGTGCTGCTACCTCGTGTTCGGCCTGGTGTTCTGGTTCCTTACCCATGACATGGGTGTGCGTCATCCGACACGCCTGCGCAGGATTGGGCAGATCGCCCTTCTGCTGCTGCTGATCGCCCTGGCGATGGCGATAGGCTGGTTGAGCCAGAGTGCGTTGTCCTCGCTGCTGCTCGTCGTCGTCTCGGTGGCGCTGCCGTGGATCCTGCCGGTCCCGGTTGGTATCGCATGGATGGTGCTGCAGAACTTCTTCATGCTGCCTCAATTCGCCAGTCTGCAGGGCTATACCCTCGGTCTCGCCTTCCTGCAGTCGAGCCTGTACGTCGGCACTTCGGCGCTGAGCTTCTTCACTTCGCTGGTCGCGCGCCAGCAGGTTGAGGCGCGCGACGAGCAGCGCCGCCTCAATGCCGAACTGCGCGCGACACGCGCACTGCTCGCCGAGTCGAGCCGGCTCGGCGAGCGCATGCGCATCTCGCGCGAGTTGCACGACCTGGTCGGCCACCACCTGACCGCGCTCAGCCTCAATCTCGAGGTGGCCAGCCATCTCGTGCAGGGCCAGGCGCTGGAGCACGTGCGTCAGGCACAGTCGGTGGCGAGGCTGCTGCTGTCGGACGTGCGCGAAGTGGTCAGCCAGTTGCGCGAGGACGGTGACATCGACCTCACGGGCGCCCTGCAAACCCTGATCGAGGGTGTCCCGGGACTCGATATCCACCTCGAAATCCCGCCGCGCTTTGCTGTCGAGGACCCGCGCCGTGCCCAGGTGCTGTTGCGCTGCGCTCAGGAAATCATCACCAATGCGGTGCGTCATGCCGGTGCCCGCAATCTATGGCTCGTCTTCGAAGCCACCAGTGATGGCGAACTCGCGATCCATGCGCGCGATGATGGTCGCGGTTCCAGCCAGGTCAAGCCGGGCAACGGCCTCAGCGGCATGCGTGAACGCCTGTCGCAGTTCGGTGGCCGTCTCGATATCGTCACTGCCAGGGACCAGGGCTTCGTGCTCGACGTCTGGCTGCCAGCCTATGCCGAAGGGGGGACATCATGA
- a CDS encoding response regulator transcription factor yields MISVCLVDDQTLVRQGIRSLLELSDAIRVVAEAADGAQAVRLIPEVKPDVVLLDMRMPGMSGLDVLNALAAEDRLPPTIILTTFDDDQLVLAGFKAGARGYLLKDVSLDQLVDAVKVVAGGGSLVAPVVTQRLLSGLERMHNDFTSLDRPDPLTERETEILRLMAGGYSNKEIANSLGVAEGTVKNHVSNILSKLGVRDRTRAVLKAFELGVV; encoded by the coding sequence ATGATTTCCGTCTGTCTAGTTGATGATCAGACGCTGGTTCGGCAGGGCATCCGTTCGCTGCTCGAGCTTTCTGACGCGATCCGCGTGGTTGCCGAGGCTGCTGATGGTGCACAGGCGGTGCGCCTGATTCCCGAAGTGAAACCCGACGTCGTCCTGCTCGACATGCGCATGCCCGGCATGTCGGGCCTCGACGTACTCAATGCGCTGGCCGCCGAGGACAGGCTGCCGCCGACGATCATCCTGACCACGTTCGATGATGATCAGCTCGTGCTGGCCGGGTTCAAGGCCGGCGCGCGCGGCTACCTCCTCAAGGACGTCTCGCTCGACCAGCTCGTCGATGCGGTCAAGGTCGTCGCCGGCGGTGGTTCGCTGGTCGCCCCGGTGGTCACCCAGCGCCTGCTGTCCGGCCTCGAGCGCATGCACAATGATTTCACCAGCCTGGACCGCCCGGATCCGCTGACCGAACGCGAGACCGAGATCCTGCGCCTGATGGCTGGCGGCTACAGCAACAAGGAGATCGCCAACTCGCTTGGCGTGGCCGAGGGCACGGTCAAGAATCACGTCTCGAACATCCTGTCCAAACTTGGCGTGCGCGACCGCACCCGCGCGGTGCTGAAGGCATTCGAGCTTGGGGTCGTTTAG
- a CDS encoding SRPBCC family protein — translation MVRLLELLVSLVIVAVLILVIGVLLPDRGHVERSVEVSNPVRQIYDSINTLHRFPDWSPERRLDPALSFDYAGPRDGVGAALTYRGNDLVGSGRLEIIESDTDSQVRMAVENNFAGKNKSYTIRLDPAQNGKTTRIYWRYDAEYGWNLFWRYAGLYIHGAPDANVQTAVGSLSNMLATFPNVDYKDQNIEVVDVVGSPMIYVSLKAPRTLDDVATATDEATAKLEAFMKKAGLAASGPRRTITTNWGDESYVFDVAIPVNSTTFTFDRKEFTIPAAPAMNGNDDVLEGLDDSDEPRTYAVGDIDDNGHLILEDGIKATTSYTGKALASQYDGSAASIPLLRVMEKAWAETHGYEYSEMDNGRFWDEIVPPTPNEDGSMPAAEEGVNTWRVYLPVME, via the coding sequence ATGGTTCGTCTGCTCGAGTTGCTGGTTTCCCTGGTGATCGTGGCCGTCCTGATCCTCGTGATCGGCGTTCTGCTGCCCGATCGCGGCCACGTGGAGCGTTCCGTCGAGGTATCGAATCCGGTCCGCCAGATCTACGACTCCATCAATACGCTGCACCGCTTCCCCGATTGGTCGCCTGAGCGTCGCCTCGATCCGGCTCTGTCGTTCGACTATGCCGGTCCGCGTGATGGCGTCGGTGCCGCACTGACCTATCGTGGCAACGACCTGGTTGGCAGCGGCCGCCTCGAGATCATCGAGTCCGACACCGACAGCCAGGTAAGGATGGCCGTCGAGAACAACTTTGCCGGCAAGAACAAGAGCTACACGATCCGCCTCGATCCCGCACAGAACGGCAAGACCACGCGCATCTACTGGCGCTACGATGCCGAATACGGCTGGAACCTGTTCTGGCGCTATGCCGGCCTGTATATCCACGGCGCGCCTGACGCCAACGTGCAGACCGCGGTCGGCAGCCTGTCGAACATGTTGGCCACGTTCCCGAATGTCGATTACAAGGACCAGAACATCGAGGTCGTCGATGTCGTGGGCAGCCCGATGATCTATGTCAGCCTTAAGGCGCCACGCACGCTCGACGATGTCGCCACCGCCACCGACGAAGCGACGGCGAAGCTCGAAGCCTTCATGAAGAAGGCGGGCCTCGCTGCGTCCGGCCCGCGTCGCACGATCACCACGAACTGGGGCGACGAGAGTTACGTGTTCGATGTCGCCATTCCGGTCAACTCGACGACCTTCACGTTCGACCGCAAGGAGTTCACGATCCCGGCGGCACCGGCGATGAACGGCAACGACGATGTGCTCGAGGGCCTCGACGACAGCGACGAGCCGAGGACCTATGCGGTAGGCGACATCGACGACAACGGCCACCTCATCCTCGAGGATGGCATCAAGGCGACAACGAGCTATACCGGCAAGGCGCTGGCCAGCCAGTACGACGGCAGCGCCGCTTCGATCCCGTTGCTGCGCGTGATGGAAAAGGCCTGGGCCGAAACCCACGGTTACGAGTACAGCGAGATGGACAACGGCCGTTTCTGGGACGAGATCGTCCCGCCGACACCAAACGAGGACGGCAGCATGCCGGCAGCCGAGGAAGGTGTGAACACCTGGCGCGTGTATTTGCCGGTCATGGAATGA
- the greB gene encoding transcription elongation factor GreB encodes MGRWRAPGAASSVLITPEGLRRLQEELTDLWTRRRPEVVAALSAAAAEGDRSENAEYIYRKKQLAEIDRRVRYLGKRIPSLRASHELPADQAVIYFGAYFRVEDADGSEHAYRIVGPDESDARRGWISIDSPFARAALGRRIDDEFEVATPTGVRMCCVVAVAYE; translated from the coding sequence ATGGGACGCTGGCGCGCACCGGGAGCGGCCTCCTCGGTGCTGATCACACCCGAGGGCCTGCGCCGACTACAGGAGGAACTGACCGACCTGTGGACGCGGCGCCGACCCGAAGTGGTCGCCGCCCTGAGCGCCGCCGCGGCCGAAGGCGACCGCTCGGAAAACGCCGAGTACATCTACCGCAAGAAGCAGCTTGCCGAAATCGATCGCCGCGTTCGTTACCTCGGCAAGCGCATCCCGAGCCTGCGCGCCTCGCACGAACTGCCGGCGGACCAGGCCGTGATCTACTTCGGCGCGTACTTCCGCGTCGAAGACGCGGATGGTTCAGAGCACGCCTATCGCATCGTCGGCCCGGACGAGAGCGACGCCCGGCGTGGTTGGATCAGCATCGACTCACCGTTTGCCCGCGCTGCACTGGGTCGCCGCATCGACGATGAATTCGAGGTGGCCACGCCGACCGGAGTGCGAATGTGTTGCGTGGTGGCGGTGGCGTATGAGTAG
- a CDS encoding helicase HerA-like domain-containing protein, with amino-acid sequence MDDILIGKSDIEVWLRARYANRHGMVAGATGTGKSVTLMLLAEGFSRLGVPVFLADVKGDLAGLCQAGAMSDRLKARIDQLGIEWSPNANPVVFWDIYGKLGHPVRATVSEMGPTLLGRLLELNDTQQGVLEVVFKCADDEGLLLLDLKDLRSMLAFASENAKAISQQYGLISPASLAAIQRALLSLEQAGADHFFGEPALDLADFMRQDMSGRGIINILAADQLILKPKLYSTFLLWMLSELFENLPEAGDLDRPKLVFFFDEAHLLFADAPAALVQRIEQVVRLIRSKGVGVYFCSQNPDDVPQVVLGQMGNRVQHALRAFTPRDQKAVRAAAETFPPNPQVDVVKAITELGVGEALVTTLQDGGKPLPVQRTLIASPGCRIGTISDEERTTIRSRSPVGGKYDTELDRESAFELLAARAQNAAEQTSTSKDKAKQAPAEEGGLMGAAKDLLFGTKRRQGMLESMAKSAARNAGNQISRSIMRGVLGGIFKSR; translated from the coding sequence GTGGATGACATCCTGATCGGCAAGAGCGACATCGAGGTGTGGCTGCGCGCGCGCTATGCGAACCGCCATGGGATGGTCGCCGGTGCCACCGGCACCGGCAAATCCGTCACCCTGATGCTGCTCGCCGAAGGCTTCTCGAGGCTGGGCGTGCCGGTCTTCCTTGCCGACGTCAAGGGCGATCTGGCCGGGCTCTGCCAGGCCGGCGCGATGAGCGACCGACTCAAGGCGCGCATCGACCAGCTCGGCATCGAATGGAGCCCGAACGCGAACCCGGTGGTGTTCTGGGACATCTACGGCAAGCTCGGCCATCCGGTGCGCGCGACCGTCTCGGAGATGGGCCCGACCCTACTCGGCCGCCTGCTCGAACTCAACGACACCCAGCAAGGCGTGCTCGAGGTCGTGTTCAAGTGCGCCGACGACGAAGGCCTGCTCCTGCTCGACCTCAAGGACCTGCGCTCGATGCTGGCCTTCGCGTCGGAAAACGCCAAGGCGATCTCGCAGCAGTACGGCCTGATCAGCCCGGCCTCGCTGGCCGCGATCCAGCGCGCCCTGCTCTCACTCGAACAGGCCGGCGCGGATCATTTCTTCGGCGAGCCGGCACTCGACCTCGCCGACTTCATGCGTCAGGACATGTCCGGGCGCGGCATCATCAACATACTCGCCGCCGACCAACTGATCCTCAAGCCGAAGCTGTATTCGACCTTCCTGCTGTGGATGCTCTCGGAATTGTTCGAGAACCTGCCCGAGGCGGGCGATCTCGACCGGCCGAAACTCGTGTTCTTCTTCGACGAGGCGCATCTGTTGTTTGCCGATGCGCCGGCGGCACTGGTGCAGCGCATCGAGCAAGTCGTGCGCCTGATCCGCTCGAAGGGCGTCGGCGTGTACTTCTGCTCGCAGAATCCCGACGACGTGCCGCAGGTGGTGTTGGGCCAGATGGGCAACCGCGTGCAGCACGCACTGCGCGCATTCACGCCGCGCGACCAGAAGGCCGTACGTGCAGCCGCGGAGACCTTTCCACCGAACCCGCAGGTCGACGTGGTCAAGGCGATCACCGAACTCGGCGTCGGCGAGGCGTTGGTGACGACGCTGCAGGACGGCGGCAAGCCTTTGCCCGTGCAGCGCACCCTGATCGCCTCGCCGGGCTGTCGCATCGGCACGATCAGTGACGAGGAGCGCACGACGATCCGTTCGCGCTCGCCGGTTGGTGGCAAGTACGATACCGAGCTCGATCGCGAGTCGGCCTTCGAACTGCTTGCCGCACGTGCGCAGAATGCAGCCGAGCAGACCTCCACCAGCAAGGACAAGGCGAAACAAGCTCCGGCCGAAGAAGGCGGACTGATGGGCGCGGCCAAGGACCTGTTGTTCGGTACCAAACGCCGCCAGGGCATGCTCGAATCGATGGCGAAATCGGCCGCACGCAACGCCGGCAACCAGATCAGCCGCTCGATCATGCGCGGCGTCCTCGGCGGCATCTTCAAGTCACGCTGA
- a CDS encoding transglycosylase SLT domain-containing protein translates to MSSVLRCLPIALGLLLAACATAPAKTSGRPTPGNKGKVDEIALNRLYGEFDAASQRHLSALDLAAHGEVERARVELNGALDELQAAAVRCTTLPGCDGARFFSTYDRLLRAGLETPDDVDGEEPVVVGDEGGVAGSPLVAALPAMDRTITLLNGRELADILVLNEPVKAGIEQWLTQYRPNLVTAYVNYQIMRYRMWPEYHKVGLPEALLFGILAKESGGRVHAVSRAGASGPLQFMYATGLRFGLTRRDGFDQRFDPGLSARANAAYINEQLAIFNGNLELVIAAYNGGEGRMQRLAGRGGQKSFWDPDIYAALPAETRDYVPMVLAAAWLFLHPERYNLQFPKVDGRPGSIMLAEPATLAELTVCLGNEGASADGWFRALRNLNPALDPAERQPAGTRIELPAQLEPIYRRSCVEGQWGQLAADLHTASLAVAATTPKATRVATVRGSGTHSYVVRKGDSLAAIARRSGCARIEEIARLNGLRAPRYAIRAGQTLKLPACAAGR, encoded by the coding sequence ATGAGTTCCGTCCTGCGTTGCCTGCCGATCGCCCTTGGCCTCCTGCTGGCTGCCTGCGCAACGGCGCCGGCGAAGACCTCCGGCCGGCCCACCCCCGGCAACAAGGGCAAAGTCGACGAGATCGCGCTCAACCGGCTGTACGGCGAGTTCGATGCAGCCAGCCAGCGCCACCTCTCGGCGCTCGACCTCGCCGCGCATGGTGAGGTCGAGCGGGCGCGCGTCGAATTGAACGGCGCGCTCGACGAATTGCAGGCCGCCGCCGTACGTTGCACAACCTTGCCGGGTTGCGACGGCGCACGCTTCTTTTCGACCTACGACCGCCTGTTGCGTGCGGGCCTCGAAACGCCGGACGACGTCGATGGCGAGGAGCCTGTCGTCGTCGGCGACGAAGGGGGCGTGGCCGGGAGCCCGCTCGTCGCCGCACTGCCGGCGATGGATCGCACCATCACCCTGCTCAATGGCCGCGAACTGGCCGACATCCTTGTGCTCAACGAGCCGGTCAAGGCCGGCATCGAGCAGTGGCTCACGCAGTATCGGCCGAACCTCGTGACGGCCTACGTCAACTACCAGATCATGCGCTATCGCATGTGGCCGGAGTATCACAAGGTTGGTCTGCCCGAGGCCTTGCTGTTCGGCATCCTCGCCAAGGAATCCGGCGGACGGGTCCACGCGGTGTCGCGTGCGGGCGCCTCGGGGCCTCTGCAGTTCATGTACGCGACCGGTCTGCGCTTTGGCCTGACGCGTCGCGATGGCTTCGACCAGCGCTTCGATCCGGGTCTGTCGGCGCGCGCGAACGCGGCCTATATCAATGAGCAACTCGCCATATTCAACGGCAACCTCGAGCTGGTCATCGCTGCCTACAACGGCGGGGAAGGGCGCATGCAGCGATTGGCCGGGCGTGGCGGGCAAAAGAGCTTCTGGGATCCCGACATCTATGCCGCCCTGCCGGCGGAGACCCGCGACTACGTGCCGATGGTGCTCGCCGCGGCCTGGTTGTTCCTGCATCCGGAGCGCTACAACCTGCAGTTCCCCAAGGTCGATGGTCGTCCGGGCAGCATCATGCTGGCCGAGCCGGCGACACTGGCGGAACTGACGGTCTGTCTCGGCAACGAGGGCGCATCGGCCGACGGCTGGTTCCGCGCCTTGCGCAATCTGAATCCCGCCCTCGATCCGGCCGAGCGCCAGCCGGCAGGGACGCGCATCGAACTGCCGGCACAACTCGAGCCGATATATCGTCGGTCATGTGTCGAAGGCCAATGGGGCCAGCTCGCCGCAGACCTGCATACGGCGAGCCTTGCTGTGGCCGCGACGACGCCGAAAGCGACACGTGTCGCCACCGTGCGCGGCAGTGGTACGCACAGCTATGTCGTGCGCAAGGGTGACAGCCTCGCCGCGATCGCGCGTCGCTCCGGCTGCGCGCGTATCGAGGAAATCGCGCGCCTCAACGGACTGCGTGCGCCGCGCTATGCCATTCGCGCAGGGCAGACGCTCAAACTGCCTGCGTGCGCCGCCGGACGCTAG
- the asd gene encoding archaetidylserine decarboxylase (Phosphatidylserine decarboxylase is synthesized as a single chain precursor. Generation of the pyruvoyl active site from a Ser is coupled to cleavage of a Gly-Ser bond between the larger (beta) and smaller (alpha chains). It is an integral membrane protein.) — MTPSILLQYVLPHRFLSRVVHWATRRTWRPWKNWLIRRITKGYHVDLDEAAEPDSDAYEHFNAFFTRALKAGARPQDADPASLLCPADGRISQAGPIRAGRVFQAKGQDYSAAELLGDDASAAPYADGAFVTVYLSPRDYHRVHMPLAGRLVSTLHVPGRLFSVAPFAVAGIPRLFARNERLVCHFEGEHGPFVLVLVGALLVSSVSTVWNGLEIPPYASRPVARDWRSRDLHLGRGDEMGRFNMGSTVILLLPPGGPHLDALTPEQSVRVGQRIGHA, encoded by the coding sequence ATGACGCCGTCGATCCTCCTGCAGTACGTGCTGCCGCACCGATTTCTTTCGCGTGTGGTCCACTGGGCCACACGCCGGACCTGGCGGCCATGGAAGAACTGGCTGATCCGCCGGATCACCAAGGGCTATCACGTCGACCTCGACGAAGCCGCGGAACCTGACTCCGACGCCTACGAACACTTCAACGCCTTTTTCACCCGCGCACTGAAGGCCGGTGCACGCCCGCAGGATGCCGACCCTGCCAGCCTGCTGTGCCCGGCCGATGGCCGGATCAGCCAGGCCGGCCCGATCCGTGCCGGACGCGTGTTCCAGGCCAAGGGCCAGGACTACAGTGCCGCCGAACTGCTCGGCGACGACGCGTCCGCTGCGCCCTATGCCGACGGCGCCTTCGTGACCGTCTACCTTTCACCCCGCGACTACCACCGGGTACACATGCCTCTGGCCGGGCGCCTGGTCTCGACCCTGCACGTGCCGGGGCGCCTGTTCAGCGTGGCTCCGTTTGCGGTTGCGGGGATCCCGCGGCTGTTCGCGCGCAATGAACGCCTGGTCTGCCATTTCGAGGGCGAGCACGGCCCGTTTGTCCTCGTCCTGGTCGGCGCCCTGCTCGTGTCGAGCGTGTCGACGGTATGGAATGGCCTGGAGATCCCGCCCTATGCCTCGCGACCGGTCGCACGCGACTGGCGCAGCCGCGACCTGCATCTCGGTCGGGGCGATGAAATGGGACGATTCAACATGGGTTCGACTGTCATCCTGCTGCTGCCGCCTGGCGGCCCGCACCTCGACGCGCTGACCCCCGAACAGTCCGTGCGCGTCGGTCAGCGCATTGGCCACGCCTGA
- a CDS encoding SCO family protein, with amino-acid sequence MTAPPTRTRIGATPLILIAAVAVAIGFFVGSRFLGAPPAPAMTTAVLYPAPREVPAFNLAAADGKPLTAADWKGRWTLVFIGFTHCPDVCPNTLAVFRQVWNRLDAQGLTARLRFAFISVDPERDNGTRLTDYVRYFHPDFEAATGSNDDLTRFTRSLGLVYTHVPDDKGGYSVDHSASVVIIDPDGRVIGLFRPPLEVEPIATDLATLAGKH; translated from the coding sequence ATGACCGCCCCCCCTACCCGCACGCGCATCGGTGCGACACCGCTGATCCTGATCGCCGCCGTGGCAGTCGCCATCGGCTTCTTCGTCGGTTCGCGTTTTCTTGGCGCACCGCCTGCACCCGCCATGACGACCGCCGTGCTCTATCCGGCGCCGCGCGAGGTTCCAGCGTTCAACCTCGCCGCCGCCGACGGCAAACCGCTGACCGCGGCCGACTGGAAGGGCCGCTGGACCCTTGTCTTCATCGGTTTCACGCACTGCCCGGACGTTTGCCCGAACACGCTCGCCGTGTTCCGCCAGGTCTGGAACCGGCTCGACGCACAGGGCCTGACGGCGAGGCTGCGTTTCGCTTTCATTTCGGTCGACCCGGAGCGCGACAACGGTACGCGCCTCACCGACTACGTGCGCTACTTCCACCCGGACTTCGAAGCTGCGACCGGCAGCAACGATGACCTCACCCGCTTCACACGCTCGCTCGGCCTGGTCTACACGCATGTGCCGGACGACAAGGGAGGCTACTCGGTCGACCACAGCGCATCGGTCGTCATCATCGATCCCGACGGTCGCGTCATCGGCCTGTTCCGCCCGCCGCTGGAGGTGGAGCCCATCGCCACTGACCTTGCCACCCTGGCCGGAAAGCACTGA
- the prmB gene encoding 50S ribosomal protein L3 N(5)-glutamine methyltransferase: protein MTAELATIIDFIRYGASRFGEADVTFGHSYDNALDEATHLVLQTLHLPHDLSPAYGQARLTSAEKQAVLDLFERRVRERTPVAYLTGKAWFAGLEFITDRRALVPRSPIAELIQNGFSPWLDGRDVGRALDLCTGSGCIGIAMASYNPDWQVDLVDISDEALSLARENIDYQDVGACVRAICSDLFTGIPGEKYDLIVSNPPYVTESEFAALPAEYAHEPKLGLTAGSDGLDFALRILAEAPAHLTEHGVLIVEVGESERALVERLPEVPFNWVEFAVGAMGVFVIDRADLVAHAPAILAAAAARG, encoded by the coding sequence ATGACCGCCGAACTCGCCACGATCATCGATTTCATCCGCTACGGAGCAAGCCGCTTCGGTGAGGCCGACGTCACCTTCGGGCACAGCTACGACAATGCGCTCGACGAGGCCACGCACCTCGTCCTGCAGACCCTGCATCTGCCGCATGATCTTTCCCCGGCCTATGGCCAGGCGCGCCTGACCAGCGCCGAGAAACAGGCCGTCCTCGACCTGTTCGAGCGCCGCGTGCGCGAACGCACGCCGGTCGCCTACCTGACCGGCAAGGCCTGGTTCGCCGGCCTCGAGTTCATCACGGACCGCCGTGCGCTGGTGCCGCGTTCGCCGATCGCCGAGTTGATCCAGAACGGCTTCTCGCCTTGGCTCGATGGGCGCGACGTCGGACGTGCGCTCGACCTGTGCACGGGCTCGGGCTGCATCGGCATCGCCATGGCCTCGTACAACCCGGACTGGCAGGTCGATCTGGTTGACATCAGCGACGAGGCGCTGTCGCTGGCGCGCGAGAACATCGATTACCAGGACGTCGGCGCATGCGTGCGCGCGATCTGCTCCGACCTGTTCACCGGCATCCCGGGCGAGAAGTACGACCTCATCGTCAGCAACCCGCCTTACGTGACCGAAAGCGAGTTCGCCGCCCTGCCGGCCGAATATGCGCATGAGCCGAAGCTCGGCCTCACCGCCGGCAGCGATGGCCTCGACTTCGCGTTGCGCATCCTCGCTGAAGCACCGGCCCATCTGACCGAGCATGGCGTGCTGATCGTTGAAGTCGGCGAGAGCGAGCGTGCCTTGGTCGAACGGTTGCCCGAGGTGCCGTTCAACTGGGTCGAATTCGCCGTCGGCGCAATGGGTGTGTTCGTGATCGACCGTGCCGATCTGGTGGCGCATGCGCCCGCCATTCTCGCTGCGGCGGCGGCGCGAGGTTAG